One Paraburkholderia fungorum genomic region harbors:
- a CDS encoding DUF4148 domain-containing protein codes for MNTIKRAVAVAALIAMPVVAFAQTDTAPSGDSLSRAQVKHDQLNVERAGYNNSIGDQTSYPREAQAAEARVGAQQVRSAESGSYGGVMPGSSASGAPEQIRQPAHTGGAPGTKPVYFGQ; via the coding sequence CCTCATCGCTATGCCGGTAGTGGCATTTGCCCAAACGGATACCGCTCCTTCCGGCGACTCATTGAGCCGGGCCCAAGTCAAGCACGACCAGTTAAATGTCGAGCGAGCGGGTTATAACAACTCGATCGGCGATCAAACGTCGTATCCGCGCGAGGCGCAAGCGGCAGAGGCACGGGTGGGTGCACAGCAGGTACGTAGCGCGGAAAGCGGGAGTTACGGCGGCGTGATGCCCGGGTCGTCTGCCTCGGGCGCGCCCGAGCAGATCAGGCAGCCCGCACACACGGGAGGCGCACCCGGAACCAAGCCGGTCTATTTCGGACAGTAA
- a CDS encoding DUF3022 domain-containing protein: protein MNESELEQRAEEIELALADIFESPKAPAMSSYDEGTRLFVQISWVVESRGDTTLDARRVLTLTFATAQFERYAEMDTAHRKTFQSRLRAWVKHRFAEQRDGAVTPDDCSLEAAVPDELFS, encoded by the coding sequence ATGAACGAATCGGAGTTGGAACAACGCGCCGAAGAAATAGAGCTGGCACTGGCCGATATCTTCGAGTCGCCCAAGGCTCCCGCTATGAGCAGTTATGACGAAGGCACGCGGCTTTTTGTGCAGATTTCGTGGGTCGTAGAATCTCGCGGCGACACGACGCTGGACGCTCGGCGCGTCCTTACGCTGACATTCGCAACTGCACAATTCGAGAGATATGCAGAGATGGACACGGCGCATCGCAAGACTTTCCAGTCTCGCTTACGCGCGTGGGTCAAGCATCGATTTGCAGAGCAGCGCGACGGAGCCGTGACGCCAGACGATTGCTCGCTGGAAGCGGCGGTGCCGGACGAGCTATTTTCCTGA
- a CDS encoding hybrid sensor histidine kinase/response regulator yields MSANVAAVESIRRAPLLAFSFPYRMNSNCTLGQTDELARRVARAPDYAAENRSLVTLARAQAGPRTDLLQTIADAALSLCRAGSAGISLIEAAGNARVFRWLSVSGLCADLRGKITTWEECPCAVALEAQTPQLFVRPQERFSCLAFPGVSVQEGIVVPISLMGQDLGAIWVMSHTDECSFDLEDVRLLSNLAVFAGSSLTIINARDTSEESDRRHNDFIAMLGHELRNPMAPIDSAVGAAKRLCAENRQAVDVLDIAQKQMRHLRTLVDDLLDAARLQHGKLAVRPSDTTLNDIAFDAVTAIKHHVESRRHKLVIKGLELPVYVRADHVRLSQVLGNLLSNSAKYTPAGGNIEISVEVENGSLDDAPAGSVIIAITDDGMGIDTAVQPHLFDLFAQTTRGKAHAAGGLGIGLAVAKRMVELHGGTIALYSEGPGRGTSVTLRLPILRASAGEELLAAAEKHTVTTAARLLLVDDNRDALQALGVLLELEGHEVTTADNGRDALQLMMERHPEVAIIDVGMPEMDGFEVAQRVRRNANLDDVMLVALTGYASESDKSRALAAGFDYHLTKPLSLDKLQYVLANRLEGRLRGIV; encoded by the coding sequence GTGTCGGCAAATGTTGCCGCTGTAGAGTCAATACGCAGGGCGCCCCTTCTGGCTTTCTCTTTTCCATATCGCATGAACAGCAATTGCACGCTCGGGCAAACCGACGAGCTTGCCCGGCGCGTTGCGCGGGCGCCTGATTACGCGGCAGAAAACCGTTCACTCGTGACGCTGGCGCGTGCTCAGGCCGGACCCCGCACCGATCTGTTGCAAACCATCGCGGATGCCGCGCTGTCGCTCTGCCGCGCCGGCAGCGCAGGCATCAGCCTGATCGAGGCAGCCGGTAATGCGCGGGTCTTCAGATGGCTCTCGGTCTCAGGGCTATGTGCCGATCTGCGCGGAAAGATCACAACGTGGGAAGAGTGCCCTTGTGCAGTGGCACTGGAGGCTCAAACCCCGCAGCTATTCGTCAGGCCACAGGAACGGTTTTCGTGTCTCGCGTTTCCCGGCGTATCGGTGCAGGAAGGCATAGTCGTGCCGATCAGTTTGATGGGACAGGATCTGGGTGCAATCTGGGTCATGTCGCATACCGACGAATGCAGCTTCGATCTCGAAGACGTCAGGCTTCTATCGAATCTTGCCGTCTTCGCCGGCTCGTCGCTTACCATTATCAACGCTCGGGATACCAGCGAAGAAAGCGATCGCCGCCACAATGATTTCATCGCCATGCTCGGGCACGAACTGCGCAACCCAATGGCGCCGATCGACAGTGCGGTCGGCGCGGCGAAGCGTTTGTGCGCCGAGAATCGACAGGCCGTCGATGTGCTCGATATTGCACAAAAGCAGATGAGGCATTTGCGAACCCTCGTCGACGACCTCCTCGATGCCGCGCGCTTGCAGCACGGAAAACTGGCCGTCAGGCCCAGCGACACCACGCTTAACGACATTGCGTTCGATGCCGTCACCGCGATCAAGCATCATGTCGAATCGCGCCGGCACAAGCTGGTCATCAAAGGGCTGGAACTGCCCGTTTATGTGCGCGCCGACCATGTCCGGTTGAGCCAGGTGCTGGGCAACCTTCTGTCGAACTCCGCCAAATACACGCCGGCGGGCGGCAATATCGAAATCTCTGTTGAAGTCGAGAACGGAAGTCTGGATGACGCGCCCGCCGGCTCAGTCATTATCGCCATCACTGATGACGGCATGGGTATCGATACTGCGGTCCAGCCGCACCTGTTCGATCTGTTTGCACAAACTACTCGTGGAAAAGCTCACGCAGCAGGTGGCTTGGGAATCGGGCTAGCCGTGGCAAAGCGCATGGTCGAACTCCACGGTGGCACGATTGCCCTTTACAGCGAAGGGCCTGGACGCGGCACATCTGTGACGCTGAGGCTGCCAATATTGCGAGCGTCGGCAGGTGAAGAGCTGCTGGCTGCCGCCGAAAAGCATACCGTCACGACTGCGGCCCGACTGCTACTCGTGGATGATAACCGCGACGCCCTGCAGGCACTCGGCGTGTTGCTCGAACTGGAAGGACACGAGGTCACGACAGCAGACAACGGGCGAGACGCGCTGCAATTGATGATGGAGCGGCATCCGGAGGTGGCGATCATCGATGTCGGAATGCCGGAAATGGACGGTTTCGAAGTGGCTCAGCGAGTTCGTCGCAATGCGAATCTCGACGACGTCATGTTGGTGGCGCTGACTGGCTACGCATCGGAATCTGACAAGTCGCGGGCGCTCGCGGCAGGCTTCGATTACCACCTGACCAAGCCACTCTCACTCGACAAACTCCAATACGTCCTTGCGAATCGACTCGAGGGCAGGTTACGCGGTATCGTCTAG
- a CDS encoding SDR family oxidoreductase, with protein MPETQDQFTMQDPLTQYPQPDFERQPQSEPGLAKDMTPRPDHGETSYKGFGRLAGRRALITGADSGIGRAVAIAFAREGADIAMNYLPSEEKDAREVMQLIEDAGRKAVALPGNIADEAFCKRLVDESVAGLGGLDILVNVAGKQTFVENIADLATEQIEATFRTNVFAMFWLCKAALPHLPPGATIINTTSIQSYQPSPGLLDYACTKAAITAFTHAFAKQVIGKGVRVNAVAPGPVWTPLQPSGGQPQEKVEKFGSEAPMKRPGQPAELAPIYVVLASQESSFVTGEVYGVTGGNHLP; from the coding sequence ATGCCCGAAACTCAGGATCAATTCACCATGCAGGATCCTCTGACTCAATATCCGCAACCTGATTTCGAGCGTCAGCCTCAATCTGAGCCCGGCCTTGCCAAAGACATGACGCCGCGACCGGATCATGGAGAGACAAGCTACAAAGGGTTCGGGCGGCTCGCCGGACGCCGGGCACTGATCACCGGTGCGGATAGCGGAATAGGCCGCGCGGTTGCGATCGCCTTTGCTCGCGAAGGCGCCGACATCGCGATGAACTATCTGCCTAGTGAAGAAAAAGATGCGCGGGAAGTCATGCAGCTCATCGAAGACGCAGGACGCAAGGCAGTCGCGTTGCCAGGTAACATTGCCGACGAGGCTTTTTGCAAACGTCTGGTCGATGAATCCGTCGCGGGCCTGGGCGGTCTCGATATCCTCGTGAATGTCGCGGGCAAACAGACGTTCGTCGAAAATATCGCCGATCTCGCCACCGAGCAGATCGAAGCAACTTTCCGCACCAATGTTTTTGCAATGTTCTGGCTATGCAAAGCCGCTCTGCCCCATCTCCCGCCGGGCGCGACGATCATCAATACGACGTCGATCCAGAGCTATCAACCAAGTCCCGGTTTGCTCGACTATGCATGCACCAAGGCGGCAATTACTGCCTTTACCCATGCGTTCGCCAAGCAGGTGATCGGCAAGGGCGTGCGGGTCAACGCGGTTGCGCCTGGACCCGTCTGGACCCCGTTGCAGCCAAGCGGAGGCCAGCCGCAGGAAAAGGTCGAAAAATTCGGTTCGGAGGCTCCGATGAAACGCCCCGGTCAACCAGCCGAACTTGCACCGATCTATGTGGTTCTGGCGTCGCAGGAATCGAGCTTTGTCACCGGTGAGGTGTATGGCGTGACAGGTGGCAATCATTTGCCCTGA
- a CDS encoding SDR family NAD(P)-dependent oxidoreductase — protein MDLGIKGRVALVSGADSGIGFATATLLAAEGASVVITDKSQAALDEAAQKLPLGIHAFAADLTDVTQIASLKKRVLDAVGAPQILVNAAGVTGATGLFHEIDDQGWLDTLNIDLMSPVRLVRAFIDEMRASGWGRIVLLASEDAVQPYVDELPYCAAKAAVLNLAKGLSKTYAKEGVLVNAVSPAFIATPMTDAMMRKRANEKGTDFDEAIASFLDEERPFMELKRRGKADEVASVVAFLCSERASFVNGSNYRVDSGSVATV, from the coding sequence ATGGACCTAGGCATCAAGGGGCGCGTCGCGCTCGTCAGCGGTGCGGACTCTGGCATTGGCTTCGCCACCGCGACGCTACTGGCAGCGGAAGGCGCCAGTGTTGTCATCACTGATAAATCGCAGGCGGCGCTGGACGAGGCGGCGCAAAAGCTTCCTTTGGGCATCCATGCGTTCGCCGCGGATCTGACGGACGTTACGCAAATAGCCTCATTAAAAAAGCGGGTGCTGGACGCAGTCGGCGCGCCGCAGATTCTTGTCAATGCGGCAGGAGTGACCGGCGCAACCGGCCTGTTCCACGAAATCGACGACCAAGGCTGGCTGGATACGCTCAACATCGATCTGATGTCGCCGGTCCGTCTGGTGCGCGCGTTCATCGACGAAATGAGGGCAAGCGGCTGGGGCCGCATCGTTTTACTGGCATCCGAAGATGCGGTGCAACCGTACGTCGATGAACTGCCCTACTGCGCCGCAAAAGCGGCCGTGCTGAATCTCGCCAAAGGTTTGTCGAAAACCTACGCAAAAGAAGGTGTGCTGGTGAATGCCGTTTCACCCGCCTTTATAGCGACACCGATGACGGACGCGATGATGCGCAAGCGAGCCAATGAAAAAGGCACCGACTTCGACGAAGCGATCGCGAGCTTTCTGGACGAAGAGCGGCCGTTCATGGAATTGAAAAGACGAGGCAAAGCTGACGAAGTAGCGTCCGTCGTTGCCTTTCTGTGTTCGGAACGCGCGAGTTTCGTAAATGGCAGCAATTACCGGGTCGATTCGGGATCGGTTGCTACCGTCTGA